A region from the Panthera uncia isolate 11264 chromosome D3 unlocalized genomic scaffold, Puncia_PCG_1.0 HiC_scaffold_8, whole genome shotgun sequence genome encodes:
- the LOC125914029 gene encoding glutathione S-transferase theta-1 isoform X1 produces MGSGGRWGVAARTACEFPGSLGFAESLGSRVRSFRPAMGLELYLDLLSQPCRAIYIFAKKNRIPFEMRTVELLKGQHLSDAFAQVNPLKKVPALKDGDFTLAESVAILLYLTRKYKVADHWYPQDLQACARVDEYLAWQHTTLRRSCLGALWHKVMFPVFLGEPVSPEMLATTLAELDVTLQLLEDKFLQNKAFLIGPHVSLADLVAITELMHPVGAGCQVFEGRPKLAAWCRCVEAAVGEDLFREAHEVILKAKDSPPADPTIKQKLMPAVLAMIR; encoded by the exons ATGGGGAGTGGTGGCCGGTGGGGCGTGGCCGCGAGGACTGCGTGTGAGTTCCCTGGCAGCTTGGGGTTTGCAGAGTCCCTCGGGTCCCGAGTCCGGTCTTTCCGCCCCGCCATGGGCCTGGAGCTGTACTTGGACCTGCTGTCCCAGCCCTGCCGCGCCATCTACATCTTTGCCAAGAAGAACCGCATTCCTTTCGAGATGCGCACAGTGGAGCTGCTCAAAG GCCAACACCTCAGCGATGCCTTTGCCCAGGTGAACCCCCTGAAGAAGGTGCCTGCTTTGAAAGATGGGGACTTCACCTTGGCTGAGAG TGTGGCCATCCTGCTCTACCTGACCCGCAAGTATAAAGTCGCTGACCATTGGTACCCCCAGGATCTACAGGCCTGCGCCCGTGTGGATGAGTACCTGGCATGGCAGCATACGACCCTGCGGAGAAGCTGTCTCGGGGCCCTGTGGCATAAG GTGATGTTCCCTGTTTTCCTGGGTGAGCCAGTATCTCCTGAGATGCTGGCGACCACCCTTGCTGAGTTGGATGTGACCCTGCAGTTGCTTGAGGACAAGTTCCTCCAGAACAAGGCCTTTCTCATTGGGCCCCATGTCTCCCTGGCTGACCTGGTAGCCATCACAGAGCTGATGCAT CCTGTGGGTGCTGGCTGCCAAGTCTTTGAAGGTAGACCCAAGCTGGCTGCATGGTGCCGGTGTGTGGAGGCAGCAGTGGGAGAGGATCTCTTCCGGGAGGCCCATGAGGTCATCCTGAAGGCCAAGGACTCTCCACCTGCAGACCCCACCATAAAGCAGAAGCTGATGCCTGCGGTGCTGGCCATGATCCGGTGA
- the LOC125914029 gene encoding glutathione S-transferase theta-1 isoform X2, with product MFPVFLGEPVSPEMLATTLAELDVTLQLLEDKFLQNKAFLIGPHVSLADLVAITELMHPVGAGCQVFEGRPKLAAWCRCVEAAVGEDLFREAHEVILKAKDSPPADPTIKQKLMPAVLAMIR from the exons ATGTTCCCTGTTTTCCTGGGTGAGCCAGTATCTCCTGAGATGCTGGCGACCACCCTTGCTGAGTTGGATGTGACCCTGCAGTTGCTTGAGGACAAGTTCCTCCAGAACAAGGCCTTTCTCATTGGGCCCCATGTCTCCCTGGCTGACCTGGTAGCCATCACAGAGCTGATGCAT CCTGTGGGTGCTGGCTGCCAAGTCTTTGAAGGTAGACCCAAGCTGGCTGCATGGTGCCGGTGTGTGGAGGCAGCAGTGGGAGAGGATCTCTTCCGGGAGGCCCATGAGGTCATCCTGAAGGCCAAGGACTCTCCACCTGCAGACCCCACCATAAAGCAGAAGCTGATGCCTGCGGTGCTGGCCATGATCCGGTGA